ttccaagttAATGATACTAACTTAGTCACTATTCTTCTTTAGAGTGCCGGAACAAGCGGAAGAACACTAAGAAAACTGCCACTGAATTGTCTCTCAGAGCATTTCAGAACAATACCAGTAACATTGGATAACTTCCTACTGGCCTTGGCGATGTCGGTGACTAGTCTAAGCAATCAGAACCACGTGTAATAGTCGATCGCTTTTGTTGAACAGGATCGTCGTCAATTCAaacaaatttttcagataCGTCGCGATGCGAAGACCACATCTCGAATTTAAAGCTTGCAAAGAGCGTCAGATAGGGACATTGGAGACGGTATGAACTAGAAACCACGATACTCTCCTTTGAAAGTAGTAGGTAACAAAGTTCCATACTTGTCCACTACAGAGTACACCAAGACCGTGACTATTGATCATTTTACAATCATGGCTACAACTGTACAGAGTCCCGAGCAGGTTGAGAACCCAACGAAGTCTTTCATCATGGCAGTTTCCATGATTGGAGTGTCTGAAATTGGGGACAAAACTTTTCTAATAGCTGCTTTGATGGCAATGCGTCATCCTAGATTGCTAGTGTTTTCCTCTGCAGCCTCATCGCTGGCTATAATGACAATCTTGTCAGGTATAGTTGGCCATTCTTTTATTACTTTGATATCTGAGCGCCACACTCATTTCATTGCAGGTATTATGTTTTTGATCTTCGGTTATAAATTGACTCTCGAAGGTCTAGAGATGAGCAAGGATGCAGGTGTTGAGGAGGAGCTCGCTGAAGTTGAGGAGGAGATCGCTGTCAGTGACTTCAACAAAAACTTGCATAACACTGAAACTGCAGGCATTCCAGAGGGAAGACTTGCTAGAGGTGCTTCAGGATTCAAGAGGTTTGCTGCTAAAGTCAGCGATGCGAcatcaattgttctttctccCCTTTGGGTTCAAATATTTACCATGATTTTCCTTGGAGAGTTTGGAGATAGATCTCAAATTAGCATCGTTGCTATGGCTTCCGATCGATACTATTGGCATGTCATCTCTGGTGCTGTTGTGGGGCACCTACTCTGTACAGGTATCGCTGTGCTTGGCGGCAAACTGTTGGCTTCCAAGATCAGTATGAGAACTGTTACCTTGGGTGGTGCATTTTCATTCTTCATTTTCGCCATTTTGTACATCTACGAAGCTTTCACTCTAGAAGAGAGCGCCTAGATACCGATAGACCTATTTatatttattcaattgctGCCATTAATCTTACTTGAATACTCTTACAAAGTAAATGTCATCCCTTCACTTCAAGTGCGATCTCTACCCATTCTTTGTCAAAGCGTCTTGCATAAATTCCCGTCGAACTATTCTCCTGATCTCCTCATTTGTTCGCCTATCCAACACTCGTAAATCTTTCTCTACTTTTGCTCTCATTGCATCAATTCCCCCATTATGCTTGGCCTTAGTGCTCGAAGGTCTCTCAGAGCCCGTTACTATTTCATCACTTCTTTCGGCCTCATCGCCTGCttgtttcttgaattgtGTAGATGACGTCTCAACCGTGAGGCTCCGCAATTTATCCGTCGACTGGGCTGCCACTTCTTGCTTCACGATGTCAAAGTCTCGCCTCACCGGTCTAATCTTACTCTTCTTGTGCTCGCGTTCATCGTGTttatctgaagaagaagcagcatTATTCCGCTTGCTTCGTAGCTCTGCTAACCTTCGTTTCCTTGCATCAATTTGGTCCTGTAAACTTGACATGTAGATTTGAGCTTTTCTCTAGAGATAAGCACATTAACAGTTTTAACAGCCTTCTGATTTCGTCAATATGgaaaagctcatcgaaCTTTGAGCATTCCGAAAAAAAAACACATATGAAGTTTTATATTTACAGATGAGTGTAGAAATTACAATTTGTTGTATGCAATGTAT
This DNA window, taken from Torulaspora delbrueckii CBS 1146 chromosome 2, complete genome, encodes the following:
- the TDEL0B02890 gene encoding uncharacterized protein (similar to Saccharomyces cerevisiae NTC20 (YBR188C); ancestral locus Anc_8.556), with the protein product MSSLQDQIDARKRRLAELRSKRNNAASSSDKHDEREHKKSKIRPVRRDFDIVKQEVAAQSTDKLRSLTVETSSTQFKKQAGDEAERSDEIVTGSERPSSTKAKHNGGIDAMRAKVEKDLRVLDRRTNEEIRRIVRREFMQDALTKNG
- the GDT1 gene encoding putative ribosome biosynthesis protein GDT1 (similar to Saccharomyces cerevisiae GDT1 (YBR187W); ancestral locus Anc_8.557); translated protein: MATTVQSPEQVENPTKSFIMAVSMIGVSEIGDKTFLIAALMAMRHPRLLVFSSAASSLAIMTILSGIVGHSFITLISERHTHFIAGIMFLIFGYKLTLEGLEMSKDAGVEEELAEVEEEIAVSDFNKNLHNTETAGIPEGRLARGASGFKRFAAKVSDATSIVLSPLWVQIFTMIFLGEFGDRSQISIVAMASDRYYWHVISGAVVGHLLCTGIAVLGGKLLASKISMRTVTLGGAFSFFIFAILYIYEAFTLEESA